From the genome of Alosa sapidissima isolate fAloSap1 chromosome 14, fAloSap1.pri, whole genome shotgun sequence, one region includes:
- the LOC121681703 gene encoding uncharacterized protein LOC121681703 — MTAQIMQPPPSQHSNVLISLVGITNQGPSQTSNHKLFCSKCRFSTKDHDLFERHLAQHAGVTFTCNMCGHISYTKVESQRHAVQHSGKFPFKCDFCSYGAVRRDYVVKHVQRVHAKKKVGSFQDGTQNVLIMGDVSIASVPKVGLPTLIDVTEQTAKASGQAFDIVPNWMPLTVSQPQRNSTSHLGSMLSQQVTSNRYLNPQSQYVGVTSKTECVSTNLNSAGAPNQIISITPIRIPNAANNPNGNVPAGSQPKSYTGKVLTSLKQSTSSAPDVLSIIPSQAIYTATHATPNTSNYSDHRIPPIILRKTPQRSVDVIPNVTNRNLPASSAGKVLTNLNQFGPTSVTTNGVSAIPRQPLHLGTPNTSNTLKHSICRTPPNILRKSQQRSTGIGPRPSYVSSNGVVSQACVGSSSNTIPISMSQALLGTSNMTPVSSNQTTRPTLGAVSNLPGKMITLTSNRPLDSAIGSFGHLTSRTANTVGQSLNPQNRQMECQIGSKTSESFLQSLALQGKCLPLINNKPEVVSPVQVELLEPLNQPIHHDRTLTVSYPEEVSIPPGSLVELVEVKTINGTQELQFRIVPQQSVGCSNKNASNAATAAPIPAPAAAPAAGTTFKEVVSRDKRLSKMETCSKTDSGQTPSISKPSLFKTSSAPTTTLKRHTDVRIKVKEEPLEQDCFCAPVSQELNKGCGSQANSLSLTTHLSTASLRERKKDQSYSSHSLLSHNKPPVASNKSLTSGGLLKDSKVSETSVEKHRDCIGEVEAGGLPVILSVYSLEYSPESEEFPCVVERRQSHGIGANNHETYTSAEDCVNNLLVPRQSSAVETLSQYFQQDGDYATPPAKKRPMDGPENENNRHKLNIQIERPAWALPTQELVKSNQTNTPSMPTDSNSRLDFNGCKSVEAHTPHRQPQKCLSPPDTEVRGRTNCEAQISSFEHKSYEQLFTLVPRVSLVRISNKHLPPPQPEIQSEKRREDATFTARPVLSCASNKQNISVHQQACHEVLKLRLKRKKCESENDSCDIFEALVTPPTQANVEPFIFPEERQHKDKMSAKRRKFSGTVISQRLCLTPVKDDQPVKCPGPNQPVVVLNHPHPLALRLGRGLQSPVDNRGIAPLRIVFSRDTHRIVPEFVRSPSLKMKFKKVQGNQYQVTELLAEGISDKLIL, encoded by the coding sequence ATGACTGCTCAAATCATGCAGCCTCCACCGAGTCAACATTCAAATGTTCTCATTTCACTGGTTGGCATAACAAACCAAGGACCTTCCCAGACAAGCAACCATAAGTTGTTCTGCTCCAAATGTCGCTTTTCCACCAAGGACCATGACCTCTTTGAGCGACACTTGGCTCAGCATGCAGGGGTCACCTTTACCTGTAACATGTGTGGCCACATCTCGTATACTAAAGTGGAGTCTCAGCGGCATGCCGTGCAACACTCCGGAAAGTTCCCGTTCAAGTGTGACTTCTGCAGCTATGGCGCAGTGAGGAGAGACTATGTAGTGAAGCATGTCCAACGAGTACATGCCAAGAAGAAGGTTGGTTCCTTTCAGGACGGAACACAGAATGTACTAATAATGGGAGATGTGTCTATAGCATCTGTCCCCAAAGTAGGACTGCCAACTCTCATAGATGTCACTGAACAGACAGCTAAAGCATCTGGTCAGGCTTTTGATATTGTGCCAAATTGGATGCCTTTGACAGTGAGTCAGCCACAAAGGAACAGCACAAGCCATTTGGGCAGTATGTTGAGCCAGCAAGTTACATCAAACAGATATCTCAACCCACAGAGTCAGTATGTTGGTGTTACTTCAAAAACAGAGTGTGTGTCAACAAATCTAAATTCTGCTGGTGCACCAAACCAAATTATCAGTATAACACCGATTAGGATTCCTAATGCAGCAAATAACCCTAATGGCAATGTTCCAGCAGGAAGTCAACCAAAATCTTATACAGGCAAAGTCCTCACAAGCTTGAAACAATCCACAAGTAGTGCCCCAGATGTGCTTAGTATTATCCCTAGTCAAGCCATATATACGGCTACACATGCTACTCCAAACACATCAAATTACTCAGATCACCGAATACCTCCAATAATCCTACGGAAAACTCCGCAAAGATCAGTGGACGTGATTCCCAATGTAACCAACAGAAATCTTCCAGCATCCAGTGCAGGCAAAGTCCTCACAAACTTGAACCAGTTTGGACCAACAAGTGTTACTACAAATGGGGTTAGTGCTATCCCCAGACAGCCACTACATTTGGGTACACCTAATacttcaaacacactgaaacactcaATTTGCAGAACACCTCCAAACATCCTACGGAAAAGTCAACAGCGTTCAACAGGAATTGGTCCAAGACCATCATATGTGTCCAGTAATGGTGTTGTAAGTCAGGCTTGTGTTGGTTCATCATCAAACACAATTCCTATAAGTATGAGTCAGGCCCTTTTAGGTACTTCAAACATGACACCTGTTTCATCAAATCAGACCACCAGACCAACTCTAGGTGCAGTTTCTAATCTGCCAGGAAAGATGATTACTCTGACTTCAAATAGGCCCCTAGATTCTGCAATTGGTTCATTTGGTCATTTAACAAGCAGGACTGCCAACACAGTAGGCCAATCACTAAATCCCCAAAACCGACAAATGGAATGTCAGATCGGGAGTAAAACTTCAGAGTCTTTCCTGCAATCCTTAGCTCTTCAGGGAAAATGTCTGCCTCTTATAAACAATAAGCCTGAGGTGGTATCACCTGTCCAGGTCGAGCTGTTGGAACCATTGAACCAGCCAATTCACCATGACCGTACTCTGACTGTATCTTACCCAGAGGAGGTCAGCATCCCCCCAGGTAGCCTGGTGGAGTTGGTCGAAGTGAAAACTATTAACGGCACCCAGGAGTTGCAGTTTAGGATCGTGCCACAGCAATCTGTGGGATGTTCAAATAAGAATGCCTCGAACGCTGCAACTGCTGCTCCGATTCCTGCACCAGCTGCTGCTCCAGCAGCAGGCACAACCTTCAAGGAAGTAGTGTCTAGGGACAAAAGGCTGAGTAAGATGGAGACCTGTTCAAAGACGGACTCCGGTCAGACTCCTTCTATTTCAAAACCTAGTTTATTTAAAACATCCAGTGCACCCACCACCACTTTGAAAAGACACACTGACGTTAGGATTAAAGTGAAAGAAGAACCACTAGAACAAGACTGTTTTTGTGCACCTGTGTCACAAGAGTTGAATAAAGGGTGCGGATCACAGGCTAACTCTCTAAGCCTAACTACTCATCTCTCAACTGCTtcactcagagagagaaagaaggaccAATCTTACTCCTCACATTCTTTACTTTCTCATAATAAGCCGCCTGTTGCTAGCAACAAAAGTTTAACCTCTGGTGGACTTCTCAAAGACAGCAAGGTTTCTGAAACCTCAGTGGAGAAGCATAGGGACTGTATTGGTGAGGTGGAAGCTGGGGGCTTGCCTGTAATCTTATCTGTTTATTCATTGGAATATAGTCCGGAGAGTGAAGAGTTTCCATGTGTAGTTGAGAGAAGGCAGTCACATGGTATTGGTGCAAACAACCATGAGACATACACATCTGCTGAGGATTGTGTTAATAACCTCTTGGTTCCACGTCAGTCATCAGCTGTAGAAACATTAAGCCAATATTTTCAGCAAGACGGGGATTATGCAACACCACCAGCCAAAAAGAGGCCTATGGACGGGCCAGAGAATGAAAATAACAGACACAAACTGAATATACAAATTGAGAGACCTGCCTGGGCATTACCAACTCAGGAGTTGGTGAAGAGTAATCAAACTAACACACCCAGTATGCCTACAGACTCAAATTCCAGATTGGATTTCAATGGATGCAAATCAGtagaggcacacacaccacatagacAGCCACAAAAATGTTTATCTCCACCTGACACTGAAGTCAGAGGAAGAACAAACTGTGAGGCACAGATTAGTAGTTTTGAACATAAATCTTATGAACAGCTATTCACACTGGTTCCAAGAGTGTCTTTAGTAAGGATTTCAAATAAGCATCTCCCACCACCTCAACCTGAGATACAATCAGAAAAGCGCAGAGAGGATGCCACTTTTACAGCAAGACCAGTCCTATCCTGTGCCTCCAATAAGCAGAATATCTCTGTCCACCAGCAGGCCTGTCACGAAGTTCTCAAGCTTCGTCTGAAAAGGAAAAAATGTGAGTCTGAGAATGACTCATGCGATATATTTGAGGCACTGGTAACACCACCGACTCAGGCAAATGTTGAGCCATTCATTTTTCCAGAAGAGAGGCAACATAAAGACAAGATGTCGGCTAAACGCCGGAAGTTCAGTGGCACTGTGATCTCACAAAGACTTTGTCTGACTCCTGTAAAGGACGATCAGCCTGTGAAATGCCCAGGCCCCAACCAGCCGGTGGTTGTCCTCAACCATCCACACCCACTGGCTCTGAGGTTGGGAAGAGGCCTACAGTCACCAGTAGACAACAGGGGAATCGCCCCACTGCGCATTGTGTTttccagagacacacacagaattgtACCAGAATTTGTGAGGTCCCCATCATTAAAAATGAAGTTTAAAAAAGTTCAGGGTAACCAGTACCAAGTT